A window of Ruania suaedae contains these coding sequences:
- the nusA gene encoding transcription termination factor NusA — MDIDMATLRLIERERDIPLDTLVNAIEQALLSAYHRTDGAWTNARVELDRGTGHVTVYAREVLETTPDEDATTEDAPGERESHTPGPRLGPEFDDTPENFGRIATSTARQVIMQRLRDAEDDQVLGQFRGKEGDVVAGTIQQGRDPRTVFIDIGGVEAVLPAHEQVPTETYRHGERIRAYVLEVTRGFKGPSITVSRTHPNLVRRLFALEVPEVADGSVEITALARESGHRSKMAVRSTVAGLGPKGACIGPMGQRVRAVMAELRGEKIDIIDHSDDPATFVANALSPARVSSVEVVDAAARSARVIVPDYQLSLAIGKEGQNARLAARLTGWKIDIRPDTQPDSPEVAPGATAVPESQ, encoded by the coding sequence ATGGACATCGACATGGCGACCCTGCGGCTGATCGAGCGTGAGCGCGACATCCCGCTGGACACCCTGGTGAACGCGATCGAGCAGGCCCTGCTCTCCGCCTACCACCGCACCGACGGAGCGTGGACGAACGCCCGGGTCGAGCTCGACCGCGGAACAGGTCACGTGACCGTGTATGCGCGCGAGGTGCTCGAGACGACGCCGGACGAGGACGCGACCACCGAGGACGCCCCGGGCGAGCGCGAGAGCCACACGCCCGGACCGCGACTGGGGCCCGAGTTCGACGACACCCCGGAGAACTTCGGCCGCATCGCCACCTCGACGGCACGCCAGGTGATCATGCAGCGACTGCGCGATGCCGAGGACGATCAGGTGCTGGGCCAGTTCCGGGGCAAGGAGGGCGACGTCGTCGCCGGGACGATCCAGCAGGGACGCGACCCCCGCACCGTCTTCATCGACATCGGCGGGGTGGAGGCCGTGCTCCCCGCGCACGAGCAGGTGCCGACCGAGACCTATCGTCATGGCGAACGCATCCGCGCCTATGTGCTCGAGGTCACCCGCGGTTTCAAGGGGCCCTCGATCACCGTCTCGCGGACCCACCCCAACCTCGTGCGGCGGCTCTTCGCGCTGGAGGTGCCCGAGGTCGCCGACGGCAGCGTGGAGATCACCGCTCTCGCGCGCGAGAGCGGGCACCGCAGCAAGATGGCCGTCCGTTCGACCGTGGCGGGCCTGGGCCCGAAGGGTGCGTGCATCGGGCCGATGGGCCAGCGTGTGCGTGCGGTGATGGCCGAGCTGCGGGGCGAGAAGATCGACATCATCGACCACAGCGACGATCCGGCCACGTTCGTGGCGAACGCGCTCTCCCCGGCTCGCGTGAGCAGTGTCGAGGTCGTGGATGCGGCCGCCCGGTCGGCGCGTGTGATCGTGCCCGACTACCAGCTCTCGCTCGCGATCGGCAAGGAGGGGCAGAACGCCCGGCTGGCCGCGAGGCTGACGGGGTGGAAGATCGACATCCGGCCGGACACCCAGCCCGACTCACCCGAGGTGGCGCCGGGTGCGACGGCCGTACCGGAGTCGCAGTAG
- a CDS encoding YlxR family protein — translation MNLPPGPVRTCVGCRGRDSRSTLVRLVADSSTSAPAVVVDDKASAPGRGAWVHPHPDCLDRAISRRAIARALRIPVRADCEHVVEWFDQYVRHEPLMIEQESGS, via the coding sequence ATGAACCTTCCCCCCGGTCCTGTCCGTACGTGTGTCGGATGCCGAGGACGTGACTCCCGGTCCACCCTGGTCCGCCTGGTCGCGGACTCCTCCACCTCGGCTCCCGCCGTCGTGGTGGATGACAAGGCCAGCGCTCCCGGGAGGGGAGCCTGGGTGCATCCGCACCCCGACTGTCTGGACCGCGCCATCAGCAGGCGAGCGATCGCCCGTGCTCTCCGGATTCCGGTCCGGGCCGACTGTGAGCACGTGGTGGAGTGGTTCGACCAGTACGTCCGACATGAACCGTTGATGATCGAACAAGAGAGCGGGTCTTAA